The region ttttcaataccggtatttttaaaggcaataccgggatcccggtatttttaaaaatgagggaaatgctcagtataaaccctttaaattcaatatatatatattgaattataaattcaatgtatcaaaaaattcaaaaagcttactaaacgtcagacgcatctagagttagaccaagaaaagtctgcaacgattttgatagcacgcacagtgcaaatgttattgtaaacgtcaaaattctatgaaattatgacgtacaaataacacttgcactgcgtactgcgtatgctatcaaaatcgttgcagactttacttggtctaactctaactggtctctaaccctcattttattattgaaacaagatcgttgcctatgcgtcagataaatatttggtggttggtggtggatgaatcctgaagttatgtgactGATGaatatatgatgatagtgacattaacattaacataattagttcttataattttatcaaaaaataaaacgaaagagcaaggataactgtaataatggcaaatcaATTTTaacggaaaatttaaaaaatgttgtctggttggttaagttggactacaaatgtgactggtgaggtgaagtcaacaaattggataaaattattgcctacCTGGAGtgcgaaataaaattattgcagatagCGGCattaattgtttattgttgtaatagcttttagaacatttctggtattccagtgagcctttctaattcccctttttaataaaactatatatttttaagggattcatatccaataccgggatcccggaatcccggtattgatgaagacagtttcggtattaataccggtattgtgagaagtccggtatttggaagccctacgtgcaagcgaaagattctatagtagattcacgagcgtagcgagtctGCGTGCAGCTGCAGCGTAGCGAGAATCtctcgtaccttccttaggcaactcagcaagcttcgttgcctaaacacggtactcgactgaaaagttctccattatatcacgattgtataaaatactattctgTTCTGGACCAGGTGAAAAAAATGAGTCCGTTTTACACATTTTACTCTACAATTTTGGATGGTGGGGCGGCCGAAGCCCTGATATCTCTGAGTGTATAAAAATTACGAGTTTTGCTCTACTATCTGAAATTCCAGGGTGGAACTTAATTTTCTAGCTAAAAAAAGCTCATGTTTTCCAGGTATACTAGCGATGTACGGAATGGGAGCGTGCCTGGACTACTATACGGTATTGTATATCGTGGTCTGGACGCCGATCCTGACTTTCCTCTTCATGCTGCTCTGCCCAGAGTCTCCCGGATACTTGGTGAAGATTGGGCGTTTTGAGGTATATAAGAAGTTAAGAACCTATTTATAAAGATCATAAAGGAtcactcacgctagaccggaccggggcgcttcgttttctattgaaagcaccacgtgatcaccgatcagccgtcatagaaaattacatgtcacgctagaccaggccgtgcccgggccgaggcgaccGATCCTATGATCACGTGGTACTTTCCATAAAAAACGAAGTTACGGAAGCCCCGGCCCGCagacggcccggtctaacgtgagtcatccttaaaacaACCGCGTGCTTTGGAACGTTAAATCCGTGAGTCAGGGAGGATGACAAAACTGTGGTAGTAACGCTTCTGTAGTTGCCATCCGACTGTAATCTTAAATATGATATTTTCACAGGATGCAGCCAAAAACTTATCACGTCTCAGAGGTCTACCCAGTAGCGACAAATCCCTGCAAAGTGAAATGGACTACATGCGAAAGCAAGACGAATACTACAAGACACTCCCGAATCTCTCGTTGATAGTTATATGTAAGTATGATTACGGCATGTTCATTCGTCTATCTACTCATTTATACTACTCAAAAATAACTTACTTAACCTTCAAAACCGAAAATGGCTGTGAtgcattattagtattattaccgGTATTTTGAGTCGCGGGGTAACTATGAACATGCATTGGTTTCTGAACGCTTTCATCGTGTATTACTGTTAAGGTTGCCAACTACATCATACAATTCTTAAGCTAGTGTTCAAAAATCCACTCTCTATTTCTCGAAATCATGCTTCTACGCGGTACCTCAGTACCTAACCTCAGTTTACGATACGCATTCCCGCGGGGAGAGCCCGCCGTGAACCGCCGGAACTTGACAtgcttcggccaaaactcctctcTCATGAAACTCGCTAGCCATTCAGTCGGCTCACTACAAAACAATTAAGATTCAGACTGTGCCGAAAACAATAACCAATTGAAAATGTTTCCAGTGAGAAATAAGGCTTGGCGCAAAGGCTACTTGATTGCCACGCTCCTTATAAGCGTCCAGGCTCTGGCTGGTAACTTCGCGCTGGTGACCTACGGCGCCAACATCCTATCGGCAGTGGTCGACATGAACGCTGAGCTGCAGACGCTCAGCTTCCCTGTTATCATGATGCTCGGCTCCATCGTGTCTATTTGCGTCATGGAACGTGCCAGGAGGAAGGTAAAAGTGTCATTGATAAGATTTTCGAGCATAGTAAACAAATATAATGGTCAATACAACATATTAATTACGCCATTTACGCCGTATAAAAAAATCGAGTTGAAAATGCACGTACGTACGTATTAGCTTTGAGCCCTCCTGCAGAACACCCACacctaattttataattattatataaatatactgaCGAATACCTAGcataatttagatttaagacTATTGCTGTGCCCTACCAGGGTCCATGTGAAACTCACTTTCACTATGTAACACCAATGTAACAACCatggatgcaataaataaattatgaattattatgaattacctaATACTAAACGATATTCCGGTAGTCtcttttataacattttattaaacgTTTTCATAGGATCTAAATTTTGTATGACATAGTTTTAGTACATAgtaatgttcagatatttttgaaggCTAAACCATTTCTGCTACTGACTGAACAAGTATGAAGTAGTATCCTTTTAGTTGGTAGGTATTGAGGTGCAGATTTCCACCGTTCACATGGCGATTTTAGGGTTGTGATCTCGTGATCCCGAATGTCTGAAATCTGAAGAAGATTTCCCAAAGGACCGATATGAAAATAGAGAAAGAAAAGGTACCCCTGAACCCATATGTTTCGTCTACTTGAGTGCCTCTATCTTAAAGCATTTTTGGTATTCAACAATCACGACCCCAAAATCACCAAATACAATTACTTATCTCTAATCTATCGTGTCGACCACCAGCGGCTCGTTTTACAAAACCAAACCGTATTTGAGTTACTGCCATTTTTAGtagctgtttttttttagacAATCCTCCTATTCTCCTACGTGGTGTCAGGGTTATCGCTGGCCAGCCTGGCGACGATGATGATGTTGCCCGACATTGCACCAGAATGGCTGCTGCTGCTGGTCATCGCCTGTTCCATGTTCGTGTATGCTTTGGCTGTGCTGCCTGGTCCAGTTATCATCATGTCTGAGATGTTCAACATTCAGGTGAGGGACGGAATAGGTCAAAGGATTAGAGTAGCAGAACGCACACTTTTTTTATTCTTGAAACTGATTGTATACGTGATGAACAACATGACAAAGCCGGTGATAATGATACAGATGATCCTCAGTCCGGCGCATACCTTCTCCAGCAAATATCTAATAAGTagctactattcataagtgcttgttgctaggcctacatgaatataTTTGAACTTTGAACATATCGTTGGCACAACGGGGAGTATTTTGACCCAACATTATTATCCTACTTTCAGGTCCGAGCAAAGCTGATAGGCGTAGTGACGTTCCAGGCATGGTTCATGAGCTTCACTCAGCTGGCTGCCTTCGCTCCGATCACCGCGGCACTGGGCATGCACACATACTTTTACATCTGCGCATCAATGAATCTCCTCGGAATTGTTACAGTCCTGGTACTCATGCCCGAAACCAGAGGGAAAAGCATTGAGGAAATCGAGGATCAATTGAAGAAATAAGTAGTTCTATAGTAAACTGGTGATTTAATAAAAGgtcaaggtaatttttttttatttaatctacGCATGCGTCGGCACGGATCTTCTCTTCTTACTAAACAGCAACTGTACAGCATCAACGGGCAGTCCTTTAGTCTCAGGCAAGAAGAACTGCGTGAATACCGCCGTGGCAAAGCAGACCACGGCGAAGATGTAGAAGACGGGTCCTAACCCAATGGCAGTGACGAGAGGGTTGAAGATTAGGAGGAGGATGAAGTTGCATAGCCACGCCCACTCGACTACCAACATGGAGACGAAGCTTTTAATCTGGAAGACAATGGCTGTTATTAGTTTGTATGCATATTAAGATACAATAGATATGAATGTAGATGTAGATTAAATGTGATCATTAATATCAATAAATCATCTTCTTCCTCGTTTCTTCATGACCGAGGGTCGCAACTACATGTGGTGGTTATTTTGTGCAAAAAAAACTCTCTATTCTGCACATCCGCTTTCCTAATAATAAGTGCCTGTGTAGATCCCTGGCAGGGCTTTTTTACAATGTCAACCTAGTCCACAGTAAGCTAAAATCTCATCATCCACCACGATCGCTAGTGAATAAAAGAATGTAGTTTAATAAAGCCATAACATACCTCAGGCAAGAACACCTCCGGGCTCAATATATATGGAATGGTGCCAGCCCCGAGCGTGTACACTATACAGAACGCGAATATGAAGACAGCAGTTACACTGTGCGGGGCCCAGTGCAGGTGAATCTGGGAGCCGAGCAGCACGCAGCAAACGCCCGCCGCGATGGACGACCAGATCATGAGGGGCTGGAAAAGAGCTCCGTTAGTACCTAAATCAGCCAGGCTAGCACGTGATaagcgcgacagtatctcgcagcAGACttcccgtccctcttttattaacatagaaaaagacgaGTAGTCAAAATATCTCGCCACGAGATACTGTTgcaccaatcatgtgctaggcctactgtgGGATGGTATTGTGGAATGTAGAGAGACGTGGCGGCCTCGCCACGCCATTGCGCGACTGACTTCTTCTAGGCTAAGACGACAACCATAGACGGGAACGAAAggccgatcgctgtgtctcgctccaatctatggttgtcgccttagccgaagccagtcgcgcaaatCGCGCGCAATGTCTTGGCCAGGCCGTAATAGTACTCTCTAGACGGGTATTGTGCCTGGGACCGAAGTCCAAGAGTTGGTTAGGAGTTGtatattgtaatttaaattcGGAACTCCTTAAGCGCGATCTAGGAAgtgctaacgccatctgttagaatctTGTGGCGCGACGTTGTCATTGACAGAAAAGTTGACATAGTATCATTAACTAGCTGATACGGGTAACCTTAAAAAAGTCTAATGTATTATTTTGTTGTGACCTCGAGTCATTTTCGTAAATGCTTCATAAGGGTACAATTCCACTGTGTAGTTCATCTAATGgggccttcgatcaacacggaagggatgcggcattcgcactatttcccctctgcctaggtacaagatcaactgatctagcgcgggtaataaaactagttgcgctcggatttttaactagaccgagtccagacgcgcgagtgaacacagcagcagaaaaaaatgcctaattgctcggttttttgttataaaaagaggtcggggacatcaaatttacaaaaagaaggtgttacatttcacacgtaatattttttttacatgtcatacgtttaattatatttttctactccagcacttaaatgtgtcaattaaatgactgacagtgatatctaaagcaatgtcatttgaatgctttgtctataggctcataagatgactgctagcagtcatcttatgagtataatacaactgctttattttttttaaagatacaagttccgatcatcttgattgaaagaggtatgttttcatttacaataataactctttttttttttaaataataactcaattttttttaaataataactcttttttttttaataataactcttttttttaaataataactcttttttttaataataactcttttttttttttttgctgcagctgtcatagaaaaagtaatgtatgcaacagctcataattggttcttaaaattctcgggtctttttttacaaaactcgactacgtctcgttttgtaacttcgacccttgaattttaagaacccttattatatcactgttgcataaactactattaaacacaattattatattttagtctcatgtaattgttggatttatcgatttttctcgcccagtacaaattgccgatcggtcgagcaacatatccgacttctcatctcttgacgaaaatgtgttagtgtgcgtgttgtgacacttgtgactcgtccgtacacaaaaacagatcgaggtgtgcaagatttgtctgtgtagggtgtcattttctatgtatttgtgtcgtcattacagattgaattttgtatgcaagtgtgtgagaagtgcgactgtgtgcacgttcccccccgcgaaaaatggcagaaggatttgaatgtcaagatatcgcttgggcctatcccttccgacctgtcggaagcccgtgttgatcgaagaatGGGGCCGTCGAATCTAAATATAAGGTTGCTAGACAACATATATTGTTTTCATGCACCGTATGACCCTGTGATGTTGAATATAGTCTGACTGTAAGTGAAGAAGTGTAATCACCTTTCTGCCAGTAAGATCCGTCAGGTAAGCCGTCGCCAATCCAGCAACAACGGTAATAATCGAGAACAGCACACTAGACACAGTCGCCGACATGGTGGGGATGGCCTCTGCGAAGAGGGGCTCGGCGTAGACTTGAACCGCCACTAGGCCTTGGAAGATGGAGGCTGTCATCAGGACCAACACTACGTAGAGCGCCCGGCGGGTCGGGTAGGATTTTTCTGGTAGTATAAACGGTTAATTAAGAGACAAGTTTTCTAGTACTAATACGGTTTAACTCGCGTATTTTAGCCATGTAACTGACATCTATACTAACACATTATGGAcgcaataaatatttcaatttcaaatgaaaaatcagtttcaatagggaatattactgcaatgttttgccgccagagtgcagcactagcgacttaagtataccatagagtaatgacgttgatacatcaaggcggtttgtttataaAGGGCCTACCCGGgccacgcgaaatcgaaacagctatctgcctctttatcgctcgaatatgcaagagtgatagagaggttagataacaaaatttcaactctctcgtttacggtagacccttagattgtgacttattgtgggagtggtgccccctacgcagactttcgtgtaatattccctatttggAGTTTATTACGCTAAAATAAGGAaaacaattgaatgagttttcGAATGTCATTTTCTAGCGTCATGCGTAGTTGGTCTAAACAGgaagcctagccaaggtgacaatcgttgatagaaaacttcaattgaaatttaatgtacggaagcgtctggttgacgtaactggtgaccgaggagctggcggcttcctcgcacaacgtcTCAGGCGTATTAGGATTGCGATACAATGTCCTTGGCTCCTTAAGGGCgtatttagatttaagctagttatcaatttagtttagtagtaccgctgtataattatattttctttctattattatttaagagctgtgctcttgtcggtggtgCAATCTCCAACTCGTCCGGTCCTCTGCCAACTCCTTAACCTTCTAGTATGACATGACCTgaaccttttcttttatttggttgAAATAAATTTTCCTCGGACTTCCTCTTCTTCTCTTTCCCTCTATTTTTCCTTCTATGATGTTCTTAAGGAAGGTCGTGTCTTAGCAGATGTCCAATTAGTACTCCTATTCAATTTTCTATtgtctttattatatttattttctcttCAATCCTATCTAGAACCCtaacatttgatattttttctgtCTAACTAATCCCTCCGGGATGTAAATTTCTCTGTTACATAAATAAAGTGCCCATGTACGGAAATAGCAAGTGACGTTTTCACTTTTCGTTTGGCGTAGATGTAAGATTGTCACCTTGCCTACGCCCTCGTATTCTGTCACCATAATTGACGATTTAGACAAAACTGATGAGGAAACAATAAAACTTACTAATAAACTGAAGAATCGACAGCTTCTCTTTGGAACCAGCTGTCGGCTTGGGCTTCAGTTCTACTTCTTCGGGTGTGTctgaaaacaaaatataataaatattaatgagtTTATTGCCTGTGGTTCTGTCATGGTAGAAATAGTATTGTAAACACAatggagaaaaaaaagaaactaaacgttaaaattaaaactaaatattaatTGACTTGAAATTGCCAGACACATCGCTAAAACTGTAAAGAAGAAGATGGTTGcagattaaggatgactcacgttagaccgggccgtgtacgGGTCAGAGTTtctggcgcttacttttctatgacagataacCGCTGATCACATgatactttccatagaaaacgaagctccggaagatccggcccggacacggcccagtctaacgtgagtcatcctttatggtcAATCGCTATTGCTCTCTTATAAGCGATGGTCAGAAAATTATCCGCTTTCCATGGAGAACATACATTTTAGAAACAAGAAATTTTTGGCCGAATCAGGTTTTTAGAAGTTTTTCATACTGTCGGAATTTGACTCGCAAGGCATAGACACAGCCACTAGTTTAACTGATGCATAATCTATGTTGCTCAATTGGTACTCGTAACAGTTAGCATCAATAgcagcggatgaaacaacgttttaaaaatatctgCCGTCCAGGAATTCCTTTCCAAATAGTGATAAATCTGTACAGTTCGCGTGCTAAACTATGTGTCACAGTCTACTTGTTCTACACTATAGAgacaatataatattatgttttgttAAGCTATTAGAAAATGGTACTTGATTCCATAGGGgggaaatatcaaactttgatctcttgttgtacaaataattattttgtccTGTTAAATAGACTTCGGGATTTCGGAGGTTCATACAAAATCCGCACGCATCATTAGTTGGGTACACTTCAACTAAGATTAgctgaaatattattatatagttggtcaaatcaaattgtcagtaaataggaacaaaaaaaaactatactcatccttttcttttggctgctagtactagtataagacaaatatagtatgattgtctctgtatatgtttgaaatgagacagttttttgacaaactataatttcgCAGTTCAAAGGCAAATCATTTTCACAAAGGGAAGAATTAACTCAGGCAACACCAAATGTAAGATTGGTATTGATACTTAATAAGATGTGTTTTTTGTGGACCATAgttgaagtaggtacttactggactatAGTTATACGTAGTTATCTTgtgataaatttaaaattgaaacaGAGGGTCGCAAATGGCTCTGTatcttaatatttttgttacatatGTGTACTTACATGGTGACAATTCCTTTATTatgcttttttatttttgtgcatGGGGCAGTTTGTGTTTCAATAGGTACGATCATACTAAGCagctaaaataaccaaaatgtTGTGTCATATACTCGTACAATATAGATAATGTTAAGGCACGCGGATGAAGATTAAATctcttgataattatatttactccTCTCTGCTAATATGTTGTAAACTATGTAAAAGGATTTCCCAAGTAAAATCACGTAATATTATgactgacaaaaaaaaacaaacaaacaagtggATATGTACCTACTGGCGACGGGTCTATTGTAATTTGTAAGTTTGTGCGTTATATTTTTACCCGATAGGTACTTCCTGAAAATCATTTTCCACACATCTgtacgaactttcatcccctattTTTAACCCcagacgcaaaaagaggggtgttatacaTTTGACGCTAATGTCTGTATATGCGTCtctctgtggcatcgtagctctcaaacggatgaaccgatttcgatacatttttttacgtgaaagcgaaTTTCCTTGCAGGGGTTCTTAACTATGAGTGATAAAAATCGATCCTGacgtttgaagagtatcagctctttttcAAAATGATGTTAGTAATATTTTGGCATAATAGCGTAgcgagtttttaatattttttaattttcattgtTAACGGATGACTTTCGGGATTCAAAGCCTATTATTGATTTGTCCAGATTTTATTATCAATGTACTAAATTGAATCTAAATCAGTTGCTTTTTTGCACATACTCAAAAATGCACGTAAATATAATATTGGTAAGATTTTAAGATTGGCAAAATGTCAACATTATCTTAATCTTTAGAACATACCTGGAGAGTCCCAATCCGGGTTTAATGTTCGGCGAATAGCCTCTATTTCTTGGAATATCGCTTTGGAATCTTTCACCTTATTTCTGTAGAAGGCCAATGACTCTCTGGCTTCCTGAAAAAATGTGAAGTAAATTTATGTTAAAGATACTGAAAGTATTCCTTTTAAGTGAATAAGCATGTAAATTGAACCTTTCCATGAAAATTCTATCCTGGGACCGACGGCGTGGGATCATTAGGACTTACTCGTAACATGAacataaaagataagataaagataaaagatagtttcttcaagtaggcatattacaatgctcttatgaacgtcaaataaagctacaccggctccaaccttacgcctctgcctcgagaagatttaaatcccccctcaattaaGAATTTAGTTCAGTATATCTAAGCAATAATTACCTCTTCCCTTCCCTTCATCATTAAAAACACGGGCGTCTCCTTCAACCAACTCAGGAGCACAATACCCAACACCGCAATAGAGAGGCACACGTAAACCATTGGATAGTAATCCATCCAACCACCTATAGCGTAGGACACGATCATCCCTACAGCGTAGAAGATCATGGCTCCTGCAGTCATGCCTCCCCGTAGGGAATCTTCGCAGAATTCACTGATATACACTGGTACGACGAGGAAAGCCGCACCTCCGATGCCAGAAATGAAGATGGCTGTGAGAAGGACTTCTACTCTGTTCGAGGCTATCACCATAGCCCAACATACCTGCAAAAAGCGTCTTTATGAACCTGGGAAACACCGATAACTTGTCGTTAGCATCCGAAAACAGATAATTCAAAGTTAAAGTTATTGGAAACAGACAAGCTTACGGTTATGCTTCCAATCAGTTATAGTTGCGTAATTCAAAAGCTCAAACTAAGATGCTTACAAAGGGTGCCGTAGATAGGTGCAGGAAGTGGCATTTTATGTCATTTGTTGCGACTTCATGCTCATAGGTATATAACATAAGATTAGCTGTTTATATCACTAAAAGTctaccaaaaattaaaattccTCTAGCTAATTTATTAATTAGATAGGTATTGCACAATTTCTGGCTAAGTATAGAACATTTACGAAGATCATAAACTCTTTAGCGCGCTAGCTTAACAAATAAACGTAACGTTTGTTTGATTGCAGAGATTTTGTGTGATATGTTCAGCTAAACCCGACTTAGCTCTCCTTGTCACGTCACACACCTTAATAAAACGGCTGTTATGTATAAACAAtagtggcgttattcataaacggctgctaacttaatcacttgatgatcgtcgtttgtccctatccgtcGTTGTGCTATaggagggacaaacgatgatcatcagctgattaacttagcagacgtttatgaataatgccgtaGATCTGTACCAACCACATGCATCAGCGAGAACAATATCGAGCAGTATTTCCGTCCAATGACATCCAGTAAGACGCCAGCGACCGGCGTGGCGACGAGGGCCCCGATGGATGACAGGCTACCAAAGAGCGCCTGCTCGGCCTCCGTCATGGGGCGGTGCAGTGTGGTGTTCTCGGAGCGGAACAGTAGGAGGGTTGATGAGGGCCAGGTGAACGTCACACCCATGCTCATGCACAGCCAGCAGACTGGAGAAAAGGTAACAGTCAGTTCATATATATTATTCTGCATAGGAATATGTATAGTGGCTTTCTGGATTTTTTTACGCCTTAGTAAGATGGAATATAGTggagaaattgggacgggttccaccgtggtggggtggccaaggggttcaaggcgttagcgcAAAGTAAGCGGGAGAGTTGAGTCAATGCACGGTGTCGTGCGCTgaactgataattccgctactcgatgctagatgtcgactacgaaaataatatgcgttttggtaccaaaactgatgtatgcttactatatttctctatcatCCAGTCAAATTGAAGTCACTTAGACTTACCCACACCAGTAGAAAGTAATTGCTTTAGTAGAGACATCTTCCCAAaaccctcaattttttttacacctcCTTACTCGTCCCCGTCTTACACAACACTGTTGTCAATAATCAGATTTCTTAGACTATCACTAGATTCATGAGATATTTAACAGCCAGAGCAAACAATTTAAAACCATTAAGGGATTAACTTTACAAGCGTCGTAATACGGGTCTTACGTCTGTAAAAGCCATGTCAAAACTAAGTGTCgtctgtttatatatattttcgtacgatatatttttcttttatgttaaaaatataccttattATGGGTTTAATTCTGACAAAAACCAACTTGTCGAAACAATTTGAAAAGTATTTTCTAACACTGAGAAAAGATGGAGTTCTGAggtaacaaatactaaaaaaacataattataaccGAATatagaacctcctccttttggaatcagaataaatttattattaatttcagaAGTTAAAGGTAAAAGGGAGgaatcttattattttttaaatttctgttTTACTACTTTGTCGGCTTGAtcgatatatgtataggtacccaTTCTAAATTGCAGCTTTTTAGTACTAACGATCACTAAGCTAAGCCACGGacggactgacagacagacagcatgGCGAAACTATACAGTTCTTTTTTAATTGACTACGTAACTCTAAAAAATGTAACTTAGTGCAAGTAAGGTATACTTCACCGTTTATTAGTGAAATAGAGATAAGCATCCAATAAATGACGTAGGTATAACATGATTAAGGTcatatttttagcttaaattaaaatgatgaagcacaaacatacatatttacttGTTTACACACCTTTGGCCATATCCCAAACGAATAGGGACGCGATTCGAGATAGTTATTCAGTATGCTATTAACGGCGGTCGACTTGTTATGACGTCCAATGTCCGATGCGTCCGAAGTAGTTTTAgtctgtcaaaggactgtctcatttcaaacataagacagagaatcataccatctttctagtactagcacccaaaagaaaaggatgagtacctatagttttcatGGTTCTTACTGcgtgacaaattggtttgaccaactataaacaCTGTGacagtatacatacatatagcacACAGCCGACTCCAAGAAAGTCGCGATGCAACAAGGATGTTTTCAACTTCAAGAAATTGGAGAAGAGAAGAAAACCAGCTCGTCAGAATCAGTGCGGTACCGCACCGACTGGACCCAACCATTTGCTGCGTTACACCACTTACACCGTCGAC is a window of Cydia amplana chromosome 21, ilCydAmpl1.1, whole genome shotgun sequence DNA encoding:
- the LOC134658177 gene encoding facilitated trehalose transporter Tret1-like — encoded protein: MGVEKKIEKENGHTYVQWLSGVVANSILFTYGLQAGWMSPSAKVLQSSSSPTGAPLSDSTLGWVASLMPITALFTVPLFAYLADRIGRKNSILLMTVPQLGCWLFKLFAKNLTCLIIARILFGISAAGCFSVVPMYNREIARDDIRGRMGSMLAFFLNLGILAMYGMGACLDYYTVLYIVVWTPILTFLFMLLCPESPGYLVKIGRFEDAAKNLSRLRGLPSSDKSLQSEMDYMRKQDEYYKTLPNLSLIVILRNKAWRKGYLIATLLISVQALAGNFALVTYGANILSAVVDMNAELQTLSFPVIMMLGSIVSICVMERARRKTILLFSYVVSGLSLASLATMMMLPDIAPEWLLLLVIACSMFVYALAVLPGPVIIMSEMFNIQVRAKLIGVVTFQAWFMSFTQLAAFAPITAALGMHTYFYICASMNLLGIVTVLVLMPETRGKSIEEIEDQLKK
- the LOC134657890 gene encoding facilitated trehalose transporter Tret1-like — translated: MSLLKQLLSTGVVCWLCMSMGVTFTWPSSTLLLFRSENTTLHRPMTEAEQALFGSLSSIGALVATPVAGVLLDVIGRKYCSILFSLMHVVCWAMVIASNRVEVLLTAIFISGIGGAAFLVVPVYISEFCEDSLRGGMTAGAMIFYAVGMIVSYAIGGWMDYYPMVYVCLSIAVLGIVLLSWLKETPVFLMMKGREEEARESLAFYRNKVKDSKAIFQEIEAIRRTLNPDWDSPDTPEEVELKPKPTAGSKEKLSILQFIKKSYPTRRALYVVLVLMTASIFQGLVAVQVYAEPLFAEAIPTMSATVSSVLFSIITVVAGLATAYLTDLTGRKPLMIWSSIAAGVCCVLLGSQIHLHWAPHSVTAVFIFAFCIVYTLGAGTIPYILSPEVFLPEIKSFVSMLVVEWAWLCNFILLLIFNPLVTAIGLGPVFYIFAVVCFATAVFTQFFLPETKGLPVDAVQLLFSKKRRSVPTHA